One segment of Solanum stenotomum isolate F172 chromosome 1, ASM1918654v1, whole genome shotgun sequence DNA contains the following:
- the LOC125858717 gene encoding uncharacterized protein LOC125858717 translates to MTTRLKVIEKGGFLACVEAISFLDKLKGKQFDDEKLSQIQDMVLRGVAKEVVIDEEGVLRIKGWVCVPRVDDLTHTILAEAHSSRYSIHPGATKMYRDPRKHYWWSRMKHDIVDFVAQRPNCQQVKYEHQRPRRTLQ, encoded by the coding sequence ATGACTACGAGACTGAAAGTAATTGAGAAAGGAGGATTCTTGGCTTGTGTGGAGGCAATATCTTTTCTTGACAAGCTTAAAGGAAAGCAGTTTGATGATGAGAAGCTGAGCCAAATTCAAGACATGGTATTGCGAGGAGTGGCTAAAGAGGTTGTGATTGATGAGGAAGGCGTCTTGAGAATTAAGGGGTGGGTATGTGTGCCCCGTGTTGATGATTTGACTCATACTATCCTTGCAGAGGCTCATAGTTCGAGGTATTCTATACATCCTGGTGcaaccaagatgtatcgtgatccgAGAAAacattattggtggagtagAATGAAGCATGacattgttgattttgttgcCCAACGCCCAAATTGTCAGCAGGTAAAGTACGAGCATCAGAGGCCTAGACGGACACTTCAATGA